CTAGAAGAAGCGGTACTTTCTGATCGTGGTGACATAGGTGAAGCACAAACTCGCGCACCTGTTGTTACCATTATGGGTCACGTTGATCATGGTAAAACATCGTTACTTGACCACATTCGTGAAGCAAAAGTTGCAGCAGGCGAAGCGGGCGGTATCACACAACATATTGGTGCATACCACGTTGAAACTGATGGTGGCATGATCACCTTTTTAGATACCCCTGGTCACGCAGCCTTTACGGCTATGCGTTCTCGTGGTGCTAAAGCAACTGATATTGTTATTATTGTTGTTGCTGCCGATGATGGTGTTATGCCACAAACAATTGAAGCTATTCAGCATGCGAAAGCAGCCGAAGCGCCGATTGTTATTGCTGTGAATAAAATGGATAAAGAATCAGCAGATCCAGACCGTGTGAAAACTGAACTTTCTCAACATGATGTTATCCCAGAAGACTGGGGTGGTGATGTACAGTTTGTTCATGTATCAGCTAAAACAGGTTTAGGTATTGATGAGCTTCTAGACTCAATATTGCTTCAGTCAGAAGTCTTAGAGTTAACGGCTGTTGTTGATAAAATGGCAAGCGGTGTGGTTGTTGAATCTAAGCTTGATAAAGGTCGTGGCCCAGTTGCAACCGTTCTTGTACAAGAAGGTACGCTAAAACAAGGTGATATCGTGCTTTGTGGTTTAGAGTATGGTCGTGTTCGTGCAATGCGTGATGAACTAGGCCGTCAAATTACTGAAGCAGGTCCTTCAATTCCGGTGGAAATTTTAGGCCTTTCGGGTGTACCGCAATCAGGTGATGAAGCTACTGTTGTTAAAGATGAGAAAAAAGCACGTGAAGTTGCGTTATACCGTCAAGGAAAATTCCGTGATGTTAAGTTAGCACGTCAGCAAAAAGCGAAACTTGAAAACATGTTTACTGACATGGCTGAAGGTGAAGTTTCTGAAGTTAACGTGGTACTTAAATCTGACGTTCAAGGTTCACTTGAAGCGATTTCTGATGCGTTAGTTAAGCTTTCAACAACAGAAGTGAAAGTGAAAATCATTGGTTCAGGCGTTGGTGGTATTACCGAAACTGACGCTTCATTAGCAGCTGCGTCAAATGCGATTGTTGTTGGTTTTAACGTACGTGCTGATGCTTCTGCGCGTAAAGTCATCGAAACTGAAGGGGTTGATTTACGCTATTACAGTGTAATTTATCACTTAATTGATGAAGTTAAACAAGCAATGAGCGGTTTACTTGCACCAGAATTTAAACAAGAAATTATCGGTCTTGCAGAAGTACGTGACGTATTTAAATCTCCAAAAATTGGTGCAATTGCTGGTTGTATGGTGACAGAAGGTCTTATTAAGCGTAATAATCCAATTCGTGTACTTCGTGAAAACGTTGTGATTTACGAAGGTGAGCTTGAATCATTAAGACGCTTTAAAGATGACGTACAAGAAGTGAGAAAAGGTACTGAGTGTGGTATCGGTGTTAAGAACTATAATGACGTTAAAGTAGGCGATCAAATCGAAG
The Thalassotalea hakodatensis genome window above contains:
- the infB gene encoding translation initiation factor IF-2; the encoded protein is MASVTVEELAKEIGAPVERLVSQLSDIGIEKASVDEISQQEKESLLDHLRKQHGDDTGAEPSKMTLNRKKKSTLVLGSGSKAKSVQVEVRKKRTYVKRSDVEEQHAQAEKEAEEKALAEARAKEEAEAKARAEAELKAKAEARAKAEAEAKAKAKAEAERKAKEATKAKAEQIEKVKPAAPVESEEARKLREAAEKEAADKAEAEAKAAAEAARKLAEENEARWKAEEEERKKHENDVVHVTSSVYAQEAEDAVDAQEETGRRRKKKKAKKDDKPVAHGKGKKKTLSAPQSLKHGFQKPVEAKTKEVRIGETLSVAELANKMAVKGAEVVKVMFKMGAMATINQVIDQETAALVAEEMGHDVVLVKENALEEAVLSDRGDIGEAQTRAPVVTIMGHVDHGKTSLLDHIREAKVAAGEAGGITQHIGAYHVETDGGMITFLDTPGHAAFTAMRSRGAKATDIVIIVVAADDGVMPQTIEAIQHAKAAEAPIVIAVNKMDKESADPDRVKTELSQHDVIPEDWGGDVQFVHVSAKTGLGIDELLDSILLQSEVLELTAVVDKMASGVVVESKLDKGRGPVATVLVQEGTLKQGDIVLCGLEYGRVRAMRDELGRQITEAGPSIPVEILGLSGVPQSGDEATVVKDEKKAREVALYRQGKFRDVKLARQQKAKLENMFTDMAEGEVSEVNVVLKSDVQGSLEAISDALVKLSTTEVKVKIIGSGVGGITETDASLAAASNAIVVGFNVRADASARKVIETEGVDLRYYSVIYHLIDEVKQAMSGLLAPEFKQEIIGLAEVRDVFKSPKIGAIAGCMVTEGLIKRNNPIRVLRENVVIYEGELESLRRFKDDVQEVRKGTECGIGVKNYNDVKVGDQIEVFEIVEVQRSL